The Cupriavidus necator N-1 DNA window AGCCGTGACGCAGAAGCATTTAATGCCGGCAATCTGGCGTCATTTGGATTCATAAGCATATGAAAAGGAAATAGACGCCAGATTCATTCCCGCTGCGCCATCTGGACGCAATTGCGTTAATCTGTGGCCATCGCCCCGGTCAGGCGATCCCTGCCCAGGCGACAGTCTCACTCGCCACATAACCAGAATATCTCCAGAACTCCTATGCGCAGCACGTCTCTCATCAAGCGTCTGGCGGTCGCAGTGTCCGCCCTTGGTTTTATCGCCGCCGGCAGCGCGTCGCCCCAGGAACAGACTATCCGCGTTGGCACCGTCAGCGGCCCGGACGCCGAGGTCTGGCAAGTCGTCCAGAAAGTGGCCAAGCGCAATGGCCTGAACGTCAAGGTCGTGGAGTTCAACGACTACGTGCAGCCCAATGCCGCACTGGATGCCGGCGACCTGGACGCCAACAGCTTCCAGCACCAGCCCTACCTGGACAGCCAGGTGAAGCAGCGCGGCTACAAGATGCAGAGCGTGGGCTACACCTATATCTCGCCGCTGGGTATCTACGCGAAGAACCTGAAGTCGCCGAAGGACCTGCCGCAAGGCGCCAAGGTAGCCGTGCCCAACGACCCGTCCAATGAGAACCGCGCGCTGCTGCTGCTCCAGTCGCAAGGCGTGATCAAGCTGAAGGCAGGCGCCGGCACCAACGGTGTCAACGCCACCCCGCTGGACGTGGCCGAGAACCCGAAGAAGCTGAAGCTCGTGGAACTGGATGCCGCCCAGCTGGCCCGCGCCCTGCCCGATGTCAGCGCCGCCGTGATCAACACCAACTACGCGCTCGCCGCCGGCCTGCAGCCGACCAAGGACGCGCTCGCGCTGGAAGACATCCACAGCCCGTACGCCAACATCATCGTCGTGCGCACGCAGGACAAGGACAAGCCGTGGGTCAAGAAGCTGGTGGCAGCGTACCAGTCTGAAGACGTGCGCCAGTTCATGAAGGCCCAGTACAAGGGCGCGATGGTGCCGTCGTTCTGATTGCACGTGGCACACCGGATCGCCGTAGCGCAGTCCGGCCAGCGATGCCGCGTGTGCCCGCCGGAGGTGCTTGCAAATTTGTGAACCTTCGGTAAAATGCGCCGCTCACCTTGCCCAGGTGGCGGAATTGGTAGACGCACTAGGTTCAGGTCCTAGCGGTGGCAACACTGTGGAGGTTCGAGTCCTCTCCTGGGCACCAATATTTAGAAAGGCTCGCGTAAGCGAGCCTTTCTTCGTTTCAGCCCGGGAAGGGAAGTCCTTGAGGACTTCCCGCGAGGACGAGAAAAGGCAACGCTTGCAAGCGTTGCCCGGGGTCGCGCCTGGGTGATCGAGTCCTCTCCTGGGCACCAAGGTTTCAAAGCGAGAAGCCCGCACGAAAGTGCGGGCTTTTTGTTTTTACAGCCGCCAACGGACATTGAAGCGGTTCAGCGTTTTTGCGGCTGCCCCAGGACCGGGGGCGCCGGCGGCGGCAGCGGCGTGGCAACCGGCTCCAGCCCGGTGGTTCGCACGATCGTGGCTGCCGCCGGGGACGCCAGGAACCGAACAAACCGCGAAGCCGCAGCGCTCTGGTGGCCGGCCACCATCCCGGCGGAGAAGAAGACCCGCTGCTGCAGTTCGGCTGGCAGCGGGCCGACGAAATCCAGCTCCTTGAACGGCAGCAGCTCGCTGACTTGCTGGAAGCCGATTTCCGCATCGCCTCGGGCCACCACGGCGCCGACGCGCTCGCTTTTGATCTTGCGGGCCTTGTCCTTGATCTGGTCCGCGACGCCGAGCCGGTGGAACAATTCACCAGACAGATAAGTCCCACTGGCGCTGGCTGAATACGCAATCGATTTAGCGTTGAGCAAGGTCTGCTTCAGGCCCTCCACGGTGCTGATGTCGGGCTTGGGCGTGCCCTTGCGGACCGACATGCCGATCAGCGACTGCGCCAGGTCCACCCGGCTGCCCGCTGCCACCTTGCCCTCCGCTATCAGCTTGTCGAGACCCGAGTCCGCCAGGATCACCACATCAAAGGTCTCGCCGCGTGCCAGCCGGCTGGGGATGGAATCGGGTGCATTGCCCATCGACGCGCCGTAGGCGGTGATGATCCGGTCCTGCGTGGCGGCTTCATACAGCGGCACCAGTTGCTGGTATGCCGCGGTGAAACCGCCCGAGGTAATCACATGGATATCGTCTGCCCAGGCGGGCGCGGCCAGCCATACCAGGAAAACCAGTGCGGCCTTTCTGGCGGCCAGGGCGGTCAGCTTCATTTTGTCTCCTTGATCTCGTTGCTGGCGCCGCAAGAGCTCCAGTCTTCCTCGTTCTTCTGCATTGCCAGAGTATTCGCGCAACACTATTCTGTGAATTGCAATGTTCTGATGATTTCATGCATGTCACGCATCAATTTCGCACTTGAGGATTTGCAGGCATTTATCGCCACGGCGGAGAAAGGCAGTTTCCGGGTGGCAGCCGAGACTCTGCATATCTCGCAACCAGCGCTGAGCCGCCGGATCGACAAACTTGAAAAGACGCTCGGCTCTCGCCTGCTTGAACGCACCACCCGCCGCGTGGAGATGACACCCGTCGGCAGGCAGTTCCTAGAGGAAGCGCGGGCTGCTCTGGATATTCTCGACAGCGCAGTGTTCCGCCTTGGTGACGAAGCTGCGCTCCGGCGCGGGCTGGTGACGGTGGCGGCGATACCGTCTGCCGCGGCGCATCTGCTGCCCGATGCCATCAGCGTGTTTGCAGCCCGTCATCCTGGCGTGCGCGTGCGCGTGATCGACGAAAGCGCCAACGCGGCGCTGTCCAGCGTGCTGTCGGGCGAATCGGACTTTGGGCTCAACTTCATGGGTTCCCAGGAACCCAATATCGAGTTCCGCCCGATCCGTACCGAGCCCTATCTGCTGGTGTTGCGGCGCGACCATCCCTGGGCCGATCGCAAGTCGGTCGCATGGGCGGACCTGGCGGGGCAGCGCATGGCCGGCGTGTCCAGGCAAAGCGGCAATCGCGCCCTGATCGAGAATGCCATCGCCCATCTTGAACAGCGCCCGACCATCTATTACGAAGCCAACCACGTCGTTGGCGTGCTGGCGCTGGTGGAAGCCCGCCTCGGCATGGCCGTGCTGCCGGGCCTGGCACTGCCACGCGATCATCCCCGCCTGTGCGCCATCCCGCTGACCGAGCCTGCCGTGGACCGTGTTCTGGCGCTGATACGCCGTCGCGACCGAGCGTTGCAGCCTGCGGCCAAGGCGCTGTTTGACATCCTCACTTCTGAGGCTGAAATGTCCGCCGATTGACCAGCAACAGCGGCCCACCGCATCTCAACTGGATTTCTTGCGCCAAAGCCGGCCGAGGGACTTGCAAAATCCGCAGCGCGCTGTAAAATCCGGCGCTCACCTTGCCCAGGTGGCGGAATTGGTAGACGCACTAGGTTCAGGTCCTAGCGGTGGCAACACTGTGGAGGTTCGAGTCCTCTCCTGGGCACCAAGGTTTCAAAGCGAAAAGCCCGCACGAAAGTGCGGGCTTTTTGTTTTGCCTCGACGGACTCGTCATTCATCCGCGCACAGCTTTGCCGCCGTCTGGTCCAGCTGCGCCTTCACCATTGCCAACAGCGAATACACGTTGTGGCAACCCTCCGAACGCTCGCTCTCGATTTCAACCAGCAACAGGAGGGCATTTGCTCAAGGGAGTCGATCGTGCCAGCCGGCACGATATGCCGGGATCCTGCAGGGTGATGGGTAGACATTTGCATCGCGCTTATCTCCTACTAACCAGAGAGAGCCCGCCAGCCCAGGTGAGAGGAAGGTG harbors:
- a CDS encoding MetQ/NlpA family ABC transporter substrate-binding protein, which gives rise to MRSTSLIKRLAVAVSALGFIAAGSASPQEQTIRVGTVSGPDAEVWQVVQKVAKRNGLNVKVVEFNDYVQPNAALDAGDLDANSFQHQPYLDSQVKQRGYKMQSVGYTYISPLGIYAKNLKSPKDLPQGAKVAVPNDPSNENRALLLLQSQGVIKLKAGAGTNGVNATPLDVAENPKKLKLVELDAAQLARALPDVSAAVINTNYALAAGLQPTKDALALEDIHSPYANIIVVRTQDKDKPWVKKLVAAYQSEDVRQFMKAQYKGAMVPSF
- a CDS encoding substrate-binding domain-containing protein, coding for MKLTALAARKAALVFLVWLAAPAWADDIHVITSGGFTAAYQQLVPLYEAATQDRIITAYGASMGNAPDSIPSRLARGETFDVVILADSGLDKLIAEGKVAAGSRVDLAQSLIGMSVRKGTPKPDISTVEGLKQTLLNAKSIAYSASASGTYLSGELFHRLGVADQIKDKARKIKSERVGAVVARGDAEIGFQQVSELLPFKELDFVGPLPAELQQRVFFSAGMVAGHQSAAASRFVRFLASPAAATIVRTTGLEPVATPLPPPAPPVLGQPQKR
- a CDS encoding LysR family transcriptional regulator; its protein translation is MSRINFALEDLQAFIATAEKGSFRVAAETLHISQPALSRRIDKLEKTLGSRLLERTTRRVEMTPVGRQFLEEARAALDILDSAVFRLGDEAALRRGLVTVAAIPSAAAHLLPDAISVFAARHPGVRVRVIDESANAALSSVLSGESDFGLNFMGSQEPNIEFRPIRTEPYLLVLRRDHPWADRKSVAWADLAGQRMAGVSRQSGNRALIENAIAHLEQRPTIYYEANHVVGVLALVEARLGMAVLPGLALPRDHPRLCAIPLTEPAVDRVLALIRRRDRALQPAAKALFDILTSEAEMSAD